A single genomic interval of Plantibacter sp. Leaf314 harbors:
- a CDS encoding FadR/GntR family transcriptional regulator — translation MDLGSPSLGAIRRTTAVDTVRARISLALELGMLVPGQRLPAPEEAARAFGVSEMSVRRAYRALSEEGVVVRRQGNTGGTFIADAPTVGTVPEIAAYREDAVHVHALIDQRATLEAGLAALAAAEPAVASIRRLDELVAAMRTEPDWSRFREADAAFHAELAASAGVPGAAELHDRVSRELYSYFIPYRIEYLRASNEEHALLVDALRRGDVAAASRLASEHVAELHRSMYVGLGDRTDSAR, via the coding sequence ATGGATCTGGGTTCACCCTCGCTCGGAGCGATCCGGCGCACGACCGCCGTGGACACCGTCCGCGCGCGCATCTCGCTGGCGCTCGAACTCGGGATGCTGGTGCCCGGTCAGCGGCTCCCGGCTCCCGAGGAGGCGGCTCGGGCGTTCGGTGTCAGCGAGATGTCGGTGCGGCGCGCGTACCGGGCGTTGAGCGAGGAGGGCGTCGTCGTCCGGCGGCAGGGCAACACGGGTGGCACGTTCATCGCGGATGCGCCGACGGTGGGCACCGTGCCCGAGATCGCCGCGTACCGCGAGGACGCCGTCCACGTGCATGCGCTCATCGACCAGCGGGCGACGCTCGAGGCCGGGCTGGCGGCGCTTGCTGCCGCCGAGCCGGCGGTGGCGTCGATACGTCGGCTCGACGAACTCGTGGCGGCCATGCGGACCGAGCCCGACTGGAGTCGGTTCCGCGAGGCGGACGCGGCCTTCCATGCCGAGCTGGCCGCGTCTGCAGGCGTGCCGGGAGCGGCGGAGCTCCACGACCGGGTGTCCCGCGAGCTGTACTCCTACTTCATCCCCTATCGGATCGAGTACCTCCGGGCGTCGAACGAGGAGCACGCCCTGCTCGTCGACGCCCTCCGCCGCGGCGACGTGGCCGCCGCGAGCCGCCTCGCCTCCGAGCACGTCGCCGAGCTCCACCGATCGATGTACGTCGGCCTCGGGGACCGCACCGACAGCGCTCGGTGA